One window of Robiginitalea biformata HTCC2501 genomic DNA carries:
- the alr gene encoding alanine racemase, whose translation MPQSRDTVLEIDLGALAHNYRFLRDRLRPETRFLGVVKAYGYGSDSLAIALKLEALGADYLAVAFTDEGTFLREGGVRLPILVLHPQPSGLDDLITHRLEPALYSLRILKMFLETARRREARGFPVHLKFNTGLNRLGFWENDVEWIAGQLEGESSLTIRSAFSHLAASDDPGSNTFTQRQIKSFAAIVADIREQLPGTPFFHLLNTSGILNFPDAQWDMVRSGIGLYGYGNDPEVDPLLRPVARLRTRISQLHKIEPGEWVGYNKGYRAADFRTTATLPIGHADGIGRIYGKEHGAFHVRGKRAPIIGNVCMDMTMIDVTGIPCKEGDEVVVFGNGHSAEDLARGAGTISYELLTGISRRVAREILEEH comes from the coding sequence ATGCCTCAAAGCCGTGACACGGTCCTGGAGATCGACCTGGGGGCCCTGGCCCACAACTACCGGTTTTTGCGGGACAGGCTGCGTCCCGAAACCCGGTTCCTGGGCGTGGTCAAGGCCTACGGCTACGGCAGTGATTCCCTGGCCATTGCGCTGAAACTCGAAGCCCTCGGGGCCGATTACCTGGCGGTGGCCTTCACGGACGAAGGCACCTTTTTGCGAGAGGGCGGCGTCCGGCTCCCCATCCTGGTGCTGCACCCCCAGCCTTCCGGCCTGGATGACCTGATTACCCATCGGCTGGAGCCGGCGCTCTACAGCCTGCGGATTCTGAAAATGTTCCTGGAAACTGCCCGGCGGCGGGAGGCGCGGGGGTTTCCGGTCCACCTGAAGTTCAATACGGGCCTCAACCGGCTGGGTTTCTGGGAAAACGACGTGGAATGGATTGCCGGGCAACTGGAAGGGGAGTCCAGCCTTACCATCCGATCCGCCTTCTCCCACCTGGCGGCTTCGGACGACCCCGGCTCAAACACTTTTACCCAAAGGCAGATCAAATCGTTTGCCGCCATCGTGGCGGATATCCGCGAACAGTTGCCCGGCACGCCTTTTTTCCACCTGCTGAACACCTCCGGCATCCTGAATTTCCCGGATGCCCAATGGGACATGGTCCGCAGCGGCATCGGGCTCTACGGGTACGGCAACGATCCCGAAGTAGACCCACTCCTCCGCCCGGTGGCCCGGCTGCGCACCCGCATTTCCCAGCTCCATAAAATCGAGCCCGGGGAATGGGTAGGCTACAACAAGGGGTACCGGGCTGCGGATTTCCGGACCACGGCTACGCTTCCCATCGGGCATGCAGACGGTATCGGACGGATTTACGGAAAGGAGCATGGAGCATTCCATGTCCGGGGTAAACGCGCTCCCATTATCGGGAATGTTTGCATGGACATGACGATGATCGACGTCACGGGAATCCCCTGCAAGGAGGGGGACGAGGTGGTGGTTTTCGGGAATGGGCATTCCGCCGAAGACCTGGCTCGCGGAGCCGGCACCATTTCCTATGAACTCCTAACGGGTATCTCCCGGCGGGTGGCGCGGGAAATCCTGGAAGAACATTGA
- the recJ gene encoding single-stranded-DNA-specific exonuclease RecJ has protein sequence MSMSTRWVFKPEPGREAASRLAGELGIDPLLAGLLVQRGIRDFESARRFFRPELSHLHDPMQMQDMEQAVDRLEVALTRGERILVYGDYDVDGTTSVALMAAYLREYSDAVATYIPDRYREGYGLSRQGIEFADDNGMGLIVALDCGVKAIEQARYARSKGIDLIICDHHRPGETLPEAVAVLDPKRDDCPYPYKELCGCGVGFKLIQALHERRGLDPAELLPYLDLVATAIGADIVPITGENRVMVHYGLQVINGGARPGIRALLRGLDRKNYQVSDLVFRVAPRINAAGRMQHGEDAVRLLTETDPARAGALADEIESLNSQRRETEQAITDEALEMVRSEGGEARMSTVVFKEDWHKGVIGIVASRLIETYYRPTLVFTRSGDKLAASARSVRGFDLYEALEACSDCIEQFGGHTYAAGLTLEASRFQDFKDRFEKVVSERITEDSLTPEIQIDLKIHLSQIHPKLVRILSQFGPFGPGNPAPVFVAGPLVDTGYARTVGEGGAHLKLAVTQDGSGPIGGIGFGLGDRLDLIQGGREFYAVFSIEENHWQGRTSTQLKIRDIRDAAPD, from the coding sequence ATGTCCATGAGTACGCGTTGGGTTTTTAAACCGGAGCCCGGGAGGGAAGCAGCCTCCCGCCTGGCCGGGGAACTCGGCATCGACCCGTTGCTCGCCGGCCTGCTGGTTCAACGGGGCATCCGGGATTTTGAATCGGCCCGGAGGTTTTTCCGGCCGGAGCTCTCCCACCTCCACGACCCGATGCAGATGCAGGACATGGAACAGGCCGTGGATCGCCTGGAAGTTGCCTTAACCAGGGGTGAACGGATCCTGGTTTACGGGGATTACGACGTGGACGGGACCACGTCCGTTGCCCTGATGGCAGCTTACCTGCGGGAATACAGCGATGCGGTGGCCACCTACATCCCGGACCGCTACCGGGAGGGATATGGCCTCTCCCGCCAGGGGATAGAGTTTGCGGATGACAACGGCATGGGCCTGATCGTCGCCCTGGATTGCGGGGTCAAGGCCATTGAGCAGGCCCGGTACGCCCGGTCCAAAGGCATCGACCTGATTATCTGCGACCACCACCGGCCCGGGGAAACGCTGCCGGAAGCGGTGGCGGTCCTGGACCCGAAACGCGATGACTGCCCCTACCCCTACAAGGAACTTTGCGGTTGCGGGGTGGGTTTTAAGCTCATCCAGGCGCTGCATGAGCGGCGCGGCCTGGACCCGGCAGAGCTCCTTCCCTACCTGGACCTGGTGGCTACCGCTATCGGGGCGGATATCGTCCCGATCACCGGGGAGAACCGGGTGATGGTCCACTACGGGCTGCAGGTGATCAACGGCGGGGCCCGTCCGGGGATCCGCGCGTTGCTCCGCGGGCTGGACAGGAAAAACTACCAGGTATCCGACCTGGTATTCCGGGTTGCCCCCCGGATCAATGCCGCCGGGCGGATGCAGCACGGGGAGGACGCCGTCCGGTTGCTCACCGAGACAGACCCGGCCCGGGCCGGGGCACTGGCCGACGAAATCGAATCGCTGAACAGCCAGCGCAGGGAGACCGAACAGGCCATTACCGACGAGGCCCTGGAGATGGTCCGTTCGGAAGGAGGGGAGGCCCGGATGAGTACGGTGGTTTTCAAGGAAGACTGGCATAAAGGGGTTATCGGCATTGTGGCGTCCCGCCTTATCGAGACGTATTACCGCCCCACCCTGGTGTTTACCCGCAGCGGCGATAAATTGGCGGCATCCGCGCGCTCGGTGCGCGGCTTTGACCTCTACGAGGCCCTGGAAGCATGTTCGGACTGTATCGAACAATTCGGCGGACACACGTACGCCGCCGGCCTGACCCTGGAGGCTTCCCGATTCCAGGACTTTAAGGACCGGTTTGAAAAGGTGGTGTCCGAGCGGATCACCGAGGATTCCCTGACTCCGGAAATCCAGATAGACCTCAAAATCCACCTGAGCCAGATCCACCCGAAACTCGTCCGGATCCTCAGTCAGTTTGGCCCGTTTGGCCCGGGGAATCCCGCCCCGGTATTCGTTGCCGGCCCCCTGGTGGATACCGGGTATGCGCGTACCGTCGGGGAAGGCGGGGCGCATTTAAAACTAGCTGTTACCCAGGATGGCTCCGGCCCCATTGGCGGGATAGGATTCGGGTTGGGAGACCGCCTGGACCTGATCCAGGGGGGCAGGGAGTTTTACGCCGTTTTTTCCATCGAGGAGAACCACTGGCAGGGCAGGACGAGCACGCAGTTAAAAATCCGGGACATCCGGGACGCGGCACCGGATTGA
- the mscL gene encoding large-conductance mechanosensitive channel protein MscL, whose translation MLKEFKKFIMTGNVIDLAVAVLLASAIGLVVSGFVNDIMMPIVGYFTGGVDFSDMKIVLSEAVVAADGTVEKPESAVRYGAWINSIINLIIVGFVLFMIVKSYNKVRKKEEPKPEAPKGPTQEDLLAEIRDLLKKK comes from the coding sequence ATGCTAAAAGAATTCAAGAAGTTTATTATGACCGGCAATGTCATCGACCTGGCCGTTGCAGTTTTGCTCGCCAGCGCCATCGGCCTGGTGGTCAGCGGGTTTGTCAATGACATTATGATGCCGATCGTGGGCTATTTCACCGGAGGAGTGGATTTCTCCGATATGAAAATCGTCCTGTCGGAAGCCGTGGTGGCCGCCGACGGTACGGTGGAAAAACCGGAAAGCGCCGTGCGATACGGGGCGTGGATCAACAGCATCATCAACCTGATCATCGTCGGGTTCGTGTTGTTTATGATCGTGAAATCCTACAACAAGGTCCGCAAAAAAGAAGAGCCCAAACCGGAAGCCCCCAAAGGGCCCACCCAGGAAGACTTGCTGGCCGAAATCCGCGACCTGCTGAAAAAGAAATAA
- a CDS encoding thymidine kinase, which yields MFLENTVNPKEQFGWIEVICGSMFSGKTEELIRRLRRAQFARQKVEIFKPIVDTRYHEDYVVSHDENEIRSTPVPAAANIRLLADNCDVVGIDEAQFFDDEIVTVCNDLANKGVRVVVAGLDMDFKGNPFGPMPALMATAEYVTKVHAICTRTGNLANYSYRKSRNDRLVLLGETEEYEPLSRGAFYKAMLTEKISKLEVNEPEVLPSKKSENASKP from the coding sequence ATGTTTCTCGAAAACACTGTTAACCCCAAAGAACAATTCGGATGGATTGAAGTCATCTGCGGTTCGATGTTTTCAGGCAAGACCGAGGAACTGATCCGACGCCTGCGTCGCGCCCAGTTTGCCCGTCAGAAGGTAGAGATCTTCAAACCGATCGTCGATACGCGGTACCACGAAGACTACGTGGTTTCCCACGACGAAAACGAGATTCGTTCCACCCCGGTGCCGGCTGCTGCAAATATCCGGTTGCTGGCCGACAATTGCGACGTGGTGGGCATTGACGAGGCCCAGTTTTTTGACGACGAAATCGTCACGGTCTGCAACGACCTGGCCAACAAGGGCGTCCGGGTGGTGGTTGCGGGCCTGGATATGGACTTCAAGGGCAACCCTTTCGGCCCCATGCCGGCCCTGATGGCCACGGCGGAATACGTAACCAAGGTTCACGCCATCTGTACGCGCACCGGCAACCTGGCCAACTACAGCTACCGCAAATCCCGAAACGACCGGCTCGTATTGCTGGGCGAAACCGAGGAGTACGAACCGCTGAGCCGGGGGGCATTCTACAAGGCGATGCTCACCGAAAAAATCAGTAAGCTCGAAGTGAACGAACCCGAGGTCCTCCCCTCGAAAAAATCAGAGAATGCCTCAAAGCCGTGA
- a CDS encoding carboxymuconolactone decarboxylase family protein: protein MPLVTPLDPNADPETRKLAKFFDETLGFCPNSVLTMQRRPAISKAFIQLNMAVMENHGKVTSALKRMIAWVSSNATGCRYCQAHAIRAAERYGAEQRQLENIWEYRTHSAFSDAERAALDFALAASQVPNTVDADLAARLHEHWDEGEIVEILGVISLFGFLNRWNDSMGTPIESGAVESGEKYLSRYGWEQGKHGC from the coding sequence ATGCCCCTTGTAACACCCTTAGACCCGAATGCCGATCCCGAAACCCGGAAGCTGGCCAAATTCTTTGATGAAACCCTGGGTTTCTGCCCGAATTCCGTCCTGACCATGCAGCGGCGGCCGGCCATTTCCAAGGCATTTATCCAGTTGAATATGGCCGTGATGGAAAACCACGGGAAGGTGACCTCAGCCCTGAAACGGATGATTGCCTGGGTGAGCAGCAATGCCACCGGCTGCCGGTACTGCCAGGCCCATGCCATCCGGGCCGCCGAGCGGTACGGGGCCGAGCAAAGGCAATTGGAAAATATTTGGGAGTACCGGACCCACAGCGCATTTTCGGATGCCGAACGGGCCGCCCTGGACTTTGCCCTGGCGGCTTCACAGGTACCCAATACGGTGGATGCCGACCTGGCGGCCCGGCTGCACGAACACTGGGACGAAGGGGAAATTGTCGAAATCCTCGGGGTGATCTCTCTGTTTGGCTTTCTCAACCGCTGGAATGACTCCATGGGGACCCCTATTGAATCGGGGGCAGTTGAAAGCGGGGAAAAATACCTCTCCCGTTACGGATGGGAGCAGGGGAAACACGGTTGCTAA
- a CDS encoding AAA family ATPase, whose protein sequence is MYLRIFSSGQSLPPEYGTTFKDTVYFTGNKSITEGNPSEPGPPLGKFSTVNLFVGANNSGKSRFLRGLIKLKDSEMEISNNSVVFQEKQNKAQKYYEENQSNVQRLDNETYGMIFRLYKNFTGKRDSLNKHLGNEQDYKNLYKEINSEFNKGIAQLQKGNQTNGRVNAVKIFRQFYGLIKEVETHFIFALENKPTNKILIPILRSIKSSEHLVEDVFSKMIMELYSVENAEIHTGLNLYNRILEARNGKKQIRRGFEEFENFLSERFFEGKEIEIISNLNDEKINLWIDGEERKIHDVGDGIQSIIQLLFPIYTAKNGSWIFIEEPETHMHPGLQRLFLETLISDEYLTKKGLKYFFTTHSNHLLDSSIPKDLISVFQFDKINESKYEIGTDLLPNKKTLDLLGVKSSSVLIANATIWVEGPTDRKYLSRFLNLYCKYHQKPIYKEDIDFAFIEYGGSLLSHYLFEEKQISEVNSLEVNDEIKAFAISTKVFLLVDNDNVDNRRRKGKRRLELKKLSENQPNFTFFDTEYVEIENLLPPTVLKGYLKKIMNRKYHKKLDSLDISQNKYERTRVGEYLINCLESLGLSDNELPKLKSNSGTLSNYHKINLCEFTITTFESYDELTRENKVLNRLIEQLFDFIGD, encoded by the coding sequence ATGTATTTGAGAATTTTTTCAAGCGGGCAATCGCTGCCACCAGAATACGGAACCACATTTAAGGACACTGTTTATTTCACGGGGAATAAAAGTATTACTGAAGGAAACCCTAGTGAACCTGGACCGCCATTAGGTAAATTTTCTACAGTAAATCTATTTGTGGGAGCGAATAATTCAGGGAAAAGTAGATTTCTGAGAGGTTTAATTAAACTAAAAGATTCAGAAATGGAAATCTCCAATAACTCTGTAGTGTTCCAAGAAAAGCAGAATAAAGCACAAAAATATTACGAGGAAAATCAATCAAATGTTCAAAGGCTTGACAATGAAACCTATGGGATGATATTTCGCCTTTACAAAAATTTTACTGGAAAAAGAGATTCATTGAACAAGCATCTTGGCAATGAACAAGATTATAAGAATCTGTATAAGGAAATAAATTCAGAATTTAATAAGGGTATTGCTCAATTACAAAAAGGGAATCAAACAAATGGTAGAGTCAATGCGGTAAAAATATTTAGACAATTCTATGGTTTAATTAAAGAGGTAGAAACACACTTTATTTTTGCGTTAGAAAATAAACCGACGAATAAAATATTAATTCCAATATTGAGATCAATTAAGTCTAGTGAACACTTAGTCGAAGATGTGTTTAGTAAGATGATAATGGAGCTTTACTCAGTTGAGAACGCTGAAATCCATACAGGACTTAATCTCTACAATAGGATATTAGAGGCAAGAAATGGAAAAAAACAGATTAGAAGAGGCTTTGAGGAATTTGAAAACTTTTTATCTGAAAGATTTTTTGAAGGGAAGGAAATTGAGATTATATCAAACTTAAATGATGAAAAGATCAATTTGTGGATTGATGGTGAGGAGAGAAAGATACATGATGTAGGGGATGGAATCCAATCCATTATACAGTTACTTTTTCCAATTTACACTGCAAAAAATGGTTCTTGGATTTTTATTGAGGAACCCGAAACGCATATGCATCCTGGTCTTCAAAGACTATTTCTTGAAACGTTAATTTCCGATGAATATCTTACCAAGAAGGGATTAAAGTATTTCTTTACAACTCATTCAAATCATCTATTGGACTCCTCAATACCAAAAGATTTGATTTCTGTATTTCAGTTTGATAAGATAAATGAATCCAAATATGAAATTGGAACTGATTTATTACCAAATAAGAAAACACTAGATCTCCTAGGAGTTAAATCCTCATCTGTTCTTATTGCAAATGCTACTATTTGGGTAGAGGGTCCAACAGATAGAAAGTACCTTTCAAGATTTTTAAATCTTTATTGTAAATATCATCAAAAGCCCATTTATAAGGAAGATATCGATTTTGCTTTTATCGAATATGGAGGCAGTTTGCTATCACATTATCTCTTTGAAGAAAAACAAATTTCCGAAGTCAATTCTCTGGAGGTGAATGATGAAATTAAGGCCTTCGCTATATCTACAAAAGTTTTTTTGCTTGTAGATAATGACAACGTTGATAATAGAAGGCGCAAAGGTAAAAGACGATTAGAATTGAAGAAATTATCTGAAAATCAGCCGAACTTCACCTTTTTTGACACAGAATATGTTGAAATTGAAAACCTTTTACCCCCCACTGTACTCAAAGGTTATCTTAAGAAAATAATGAATAGGAAGTATCATAAGAAATTGGATTCATTGGACATATCTCAGAACAAATATGAAAGAACAAGAGTCGGTGAATATTTAATAAACTGCCTAGAGTCCTTGGGCTTATCAGATAACGAACTGCCCAAATTAAAATCCAATTCGGGAACATTATCAAATTATCACAAAATAAACCTCTGTGAGTTCACCATAACCACATTTGAAAGTTATGATGAATTGACTAGAGAAAATAAAGTTTTGAATAGATTAATTGAGCAATTATTCGATTTCATAGGCGATTAG
- a CDS encoding prolyl oligopeptidase family serine peptidase — protein sequence MKHTTAILCLGLLLTACQNQTETNMAINYPETAKVDTVDTYFGTEVADPYRWLEDDRSPETEDWVRRQNAVTFGYLDGIPYREALRQRLEKLWNYEKLGTPFKEGGKTYFYKNDGLQDQYVLYRQGETGDPEVFLDPNTFSEDGTTSLAGLSFTEDGSRVAYSISEGGSDWRKVIVMDAASREIIEDTLVDIKFSGVSWRGNEGFYYSSYDKPEGSELSARTDQHKVYFHQLGQPQAGDQLIFGGTPEQKHRYIRASVTEDQRYLILSAANTTSGNKLFIQDLQDPGSGLKTIVGDEESDSYVIENSGSKLYIVTDRDAPNKRIVTVDASDPGPENWVDFIPETENVLSPNTGGGYFFAEYMVDAISKVLQYDYQGNLVREVPLPGVGSASGFGGKKEEKEFYFYFTNYNTPGSSYKYNVETGEYELYWKPDIDFNPDDYVSNQVFYESADGTRIPMIITHKKGLEKNGDNPTILYGYGGFNVSLTPGFSTSNAVWLEQGGIYAVPNIRGGGEYGKKWHDAGTKTSKQNVFDDFIAAAEYLIAEGYTSAGKLAIRGGSNGGLLVGAVMTQRPDLMQVALPAVGVLDMLRYHTFTAGAGWSYDYGTSEESEEMFEYLKGYSPLHNIREGVAYPATLVTTADHDDRVVPAHSFKFAATLQEKHAGESPVLIRIETNAGHGAGTPISKTIEQYADIFGFTFYNMGYEELPNQAALKDFKE from the coding sequence ATGAAACACACCACCGCAATCCTTTGCCTGGGCCTCCTGCTCACGGCCTGCCAAAATCAAACCGAAACGAATATGGCCATAAACTACCCGGAAACTGCGAAAGTCGACACTGTGGATACCTATTTCGGCACGGAAGTGGCCGATCCTTACCGCTGGCTCGAAGACGACCGGAGCCCGGAAACCGAAGACTGGGTCCGGCGGCAGAACGCAGTCACCTTCGGGTACCTGGACGGCATCCCCTACCGGGAGGCCCTGCGCCAGCGGCTTGAAAAGCTCTGGAATTACGAAAAGCTGGGCACCCCGTTCAAAGAGGGCGGGAAGACTTACTTCTACAAAAACGACGGGCTGCAGGACCAGTATGTCCTCTACCGCCAGGGGGAAACGGGCGACCCCGAGGTTTTCCTGGACCCGAACACCTTTTCGGAGGACGGCACCACCTCCCTGGCCGGCCTGAGCTTTACAGAAGACGGCTCCCGGGTAGCCTACTCCATCTCCGAGGGGGGCAGCGACTGGCGCAAGGTGATCGTCATGGACGCCGCCAGCCGGGAAATCATCGAAGACACCCTGGTGGACATCAAGTTCAGCGGGGTTTCCTGGAGGGGCAACGAGGGCTTCTACTACTCGAGCTACGACAAGCCGGAAGGCAGCGAGCTTTCGGCCAGGACGGACCAGCACAAGGTCTATTTCCACCAACTCGGGCAGCCGCAGGCCGGGGACCAGTTGATCTTTGGGGGCACCCCCGAACAGAAGCACCGCTATATCAGGGCCTCGGTGACGGAAGACCAGCGCTACCTGATCCTTTCGGCGGCCAATACGACTTCCGGTAATAAATTGTTTATCCAGGACCTGCAGGACCCTGGTTCCGGGTTGAAAACCATTGTAGGGGACGAGGAATCCGATAGCTATGTGATCGAAAATTCCGGGTCGAAACTCTACATTGTCACGGACCGGGACGCGCCGAACAAACGGATCGTCACGGTGGATGCGTCCGATCCGGGGCCGGAGAACTGGGTGGACTTTATCCCGGAAACCGAAAATGTCCTGAGCCCGAATACCGGGGGCGGTTACTTCTTTGCCGAATACATGGTGGACGCGATTTCCAAGGTCCTGCAATACGACTACCAGGGCAACCTGGTGCGCGAAGTGCCCCTGCCGGGGGTGGGCAGTGCCAGCGGCTTTGGCGGCAAAAAAGAAGAAAAAGAGTTTTACTTCTACTTTACCAACTACAACACCCCGGGATCCTCCTATAAGTACAACGTGGAAACCGGGGAATACGAGCTTTACTGGAAGCCGGACATCGATTTTAACCCGGACGACTACGTCTCCAACCAGGTGTTCTACGAGTCGGCCGACGGCACGCGGATCCCGATGATCATCACCCACAAAAAAGGCCTGGAAAAAAACGGGGACAACCCCACCATCCTCTACGGGTATGGCGGGTTTAACGTCAGCCTTACCCCGGGCTTCAGCACCTCGAATGCGGTCTGGCTGGAACAGGGCGGCATCTATGCGGTCCCGAATATCCGGGGGGGAGGCGAATACGGGAAAAAATGGCACGACGCGGGGACCAAGACAAGCAAGCAAAACGTGTTTGACGATTTTATCGCTGCGGCCGAATACCTGATTGCGGAAGGGTACACCTCCGCAGGCAAACTGGCCATCCGGGGCGGCTCCAACGGGGGGCTGCTCGTGGGGGCGGTCATGACCCAGCGTCCGGACCTCATGCAGGTGGCCCTGCCGGCCGTCGGGGTTTTGGATATGCTGCGCTACCACACCTTTACCGCCGGGGCCGGATGGTCCTATGACTACGGGACCTCGGAGGAGAGCGAGGAGATGTTCGAGTACCTGAAGGGATACTCGCCCCTGCACAACATCCGGGAGGGGGTCGCCTACCCGGCTACCCTGGTGACCACCGCAGACCACGACGACCGGGTAGTGCCCGCCCACAGCTTCAAATTCGCCGCCACGCTCCAGGAAAAACACGCTGGCGAAAGCCCGGTGCTGATCCGCATTGAGACGAATGCGGGCCACGGGGCCGGCACACCCATCAGCAAGACCATTGAACAGTACGCGGATATTTTCGGGTTTACCTTCTACAATATGGGGTACGAAGAGCTGCCCAACCAGGCCGCACTGAAAGATTTCAAGGAATAA
- a CDS encoding aspartate-semialdehyde dehydrogenase: MKVAVVGATGMVGEVMLRVLAERNFPVTELLPVASERSVGRLLPFRDREYPVIGLADAVAARPDIAIFSAGGDTSLEWAPRFADAGTTVIDNSSAWRMDPGKKLVVPEINADTLGPEDKIIANPNCSTIQLVMVLAPLHTRYTMKRVVVSTYQSVSGTGVKAVRQLEDEIAGVSGEKAYPHPINRNALPHCDVFQENGYTKEEMKLAREPQKILDDRTFSVTATAVRIPTAGGHSEAVNIEFREDFDLDEVRQILSATPGVVLQDDPATNTYPMPVLAHGRDEVFVGRIRRDESQAKTLNLWIVADNLRKGAATNAVQIAEHLLERGLV; this comes from the coding sequence ATGAAAGTAGCAGTTGTAGGCGCCACCGGAATGGTGGGCGAAGTCATGCTCCGGGTACTGGCCGAGCGCAATTTCCCGGTTACCGAATTGCTGCCGGTGGCCTCCGAGCGCTCTGTGGGCAGGTTGCTCCCGTTCAGGGACCGGGAATACCCCGTAATCGGTCTGGCGGACGCCGTAGCAGCACGGCCGGATATCGCCATTTTCTCGGCCGGAGGGGATACTTCCCTGGAATGGGCCCCGCGGTTTGCGGATGCCGGCACCACGGTAATCGACAATTCCTCGGCCTGGCGGATGGACCCCGGGAAGAAACTGGTGGTTCCTGAAATCAACGCAGATACACTTGGGCCGGAAGACAAGATCATCGCGAACCCCAACTGTTCCACCATCCAGCTCGTGATGGTACTGGCGCCCCTGCATACAAGGTATACGATGAAGCGGGTGGTGGTCTCCACCTACCAATCCGTTTCCGGTACGGGGGTGAAGGCTGTCCGCCAGTTGGAAGATGAAATCGCCGGGGTGTCCGGTGAGAAGGCCTACCCGCACCCGATCAACCGGAATGCCCTGCCCCATTGCGACGTGTTCCAGGAGAACGGCTATACCAAGGAGGAGATGAAACTGGCCCGGGAACCGCAGAAAATCCTGGACGACCGCACGTTTTCCGTAACTGCCACCGCCGTTCGGATTCCCACGGCGGGAGGGCATTCAGAGGCGGTAAACATCGAATTCCGGGAAGACTTTGACCTGGACGAGGTACGGCAGATTCTTTCAGCCACCCCCGGCGTTGTGCTGCAGGACGACCCCGCCACAAACACCTACCCGATGCCGGTACTCGCCCATGGCAGAGACGAGGTTTTTGTGGGTCGGATCCGCCGAGATGAAAGCCAGGCCAAGACCCTGAATCTCTGGATCGTAGCCGACAACCTCCGCAAGGGCGCAGCCACAAACGCCGTCCAGATAGCGGAGCACCTGCTGGAGCGCGGCCTGGTCTGA
- a CDS encoding OsmC family protein encodes MASTNHVTTRWLGDMAFESNNPSGLNFRIDASPEDGGAGSGMRPKALMLSSLAGCSGLDIAMLIRKMKLEVSDFHIETVGSLSEDHPQTYEAVRVEFHFHGKNLAQAKLQRAVDLSVEKYCGVIAMFRKFAELDFQTVFHED; translated from the coding sequence ATGGCTTCCACCAATCACGTCACGACGCGCTGGCTGGGGGATATGGCATTTGAATCCAACAATCCCTCCGGCCTGAATTTCCGAATCGATGCAAGCCCCGAAGATGGCGGGGCAGGGTCCGGGATGCGCCCGAAGGCCCTCATGTTGAGTTCGCTGGCAGGGTGTTCGGGACTCGACATTGCCATGCTGATCCGCAAGATGAAACTCGAGGTGTCCGATTTCCATATCGAAACCGTCGGGTCGCTCAGCGAAGACCACCCGCAAACCTACGAGGCGGTCCGGGTGGAGTTCCACTTCCACGGCAAAAATCTCGCACAGGCAAAATTGCAACGGGCCGTGGACCTGTCCGTGGAGAAATACTGCGGGGTGATCGCCATGTTCCGGAAATTTGCGGAACTCGATTTCCAGACTGTTTTCCACGAAGACTGA
- the rsmI gene encoding 16S rRNA (cytidine(1402)-2'-O)-methyltransferase, with protein MQPGKLFIVPTPIGNLGDITLRALEVLREADLILSEDTRTSGKLLKHYEVETPQRSYHMHNEHRVVDALVAEVAAGRTLALISDAGTPGISDPGFLLVRACIQAGHAVDCLPGATAFVPALVCSGFPTDRFVFEGFLPHKKGRQTRLAELAGEARTMVFYESPHRLLKALEQFADHFGAEREVAVCRELTKHFEEIVRGTVSEVADHFKQNAPRGEFVLVVKGTGD; from the coding sequence ATGCAGCCTGGCAAACTGTTCATCGTACCCACTCCCATCGGCAACCTCGGGGATATCACCCTGAGGGCCCTGGAAGTGCTCCGGGAGGCCGACCTGATCCTGTCCGAGGATACCCGCACCAGCGGAAAACTCCTGAAACATTATGAAGTGGAGACCCCCCAGCGTTCGTACCATATGCACAACGAACACCGGGTAGTGGACGCATTGGTCGCCGAGGTAGCAGCGGGCAGGACGCTGGCGTTGATATCCGATGCAGGGACACCCGGCATTTCCGACCCGGGCTTTCTGTTGGTCCGCGCCTGTATCCAGGCGGGGCATGCCGTGGATTGCCTGCCGGGAGCCACCGCCTTTGTCCCCGCCCTGGTGTGCAGCGGCTTCCCCACGGACCGGTTTGTTTTTGAAGGATTCCTCCCCCATAAGAAGGGCCGGCAGACCCGGCTCGCCGAACTGGCCGGCGAGGCCCGGACGATGGTTTTTTACGAAAGCCCCCATCGGTTGCTGAAGGCCCTGGAGCAATTTGCCGACCATTTCGGAGCGGAACGCGAGGTGGCAGTCTGCCGGGAACTGACCAAGCACTTTGAGGAGATTGTGCGGGGGACCGTGTCGGAAGTAGCCGACCACTTCAAACAGAATGCGCCCCGGGGCGAATTTGTCCTCGTGGTTAAGGGGACGGGTGATTAA